AAACACTAGCCAAGAAGGGGGAGTCAGTAGCCAAAAGAATACATCGATATAATAGAGGGGGAAGCTCTAGctcaggatgaggggggggattcAATAGGAAGAAAAACACTAGCCAAGAAGGGGAAGTCAGTAGCCAAAATAATAAACTGAAGTAATAGAGGCAGTGCTAGCTCATGAGGGGGGAGATACAATAGAGGAAAACACTGGCCAAGAAGGGAAGTCAGTAACTAAAAGAATAAATTGATTATAATAGAGGGGGAAGCTCTAGCtcatgaggagggggggggggggagatacaaTAGGTAGAAAAACACTAGCCAAGAAGGGGAAGTCAGTAGCCAAAATAATAAACTGATATATTATAGAGGGGGAAGCGCTAGCTCttgatgggaaggggggggggggggggggggggagagatacaaTAGGTAGAAAAACACTAGCCAAGAAGGGGAAGTCAGTAGCCAAAGGAATAAACTGAAGTAATAGAGGAAGTGCTAGCTCatgattagggggggggggggggagatacaaTAGACAGGAAACACTAGCCAAGAAGGGGAAATCAGAAGCCAAAAGAATAAATTGATTATAATAGAGGGGGAAGCTCTAGctcaggagaggggggggaggagaggggggggaggagagaggggggggggggcacccacCATTGAAGGCCGTGTAGTGTTTCTCGATGAGTCGGTCGCCGACCCTCTGCATCGTCTCGACCGCCCTCCGCTCGTCCCCGTCCTTGTGCGGCGCCCAGGCCAGCCACCCTCGCCCCGTCACCTCGCCCGCTCCTCCGCTGTAGTAACGGATGTATCCTTCCACCAGCGACAGGGTGAGCCGGTACAGGTCGTCGGGGAACGACGGCGCCTCCTCCATCTCCGTCTCGTCGGGCGTCTGAGGTAACGAGTTGTCCCGCACCGCCCAAGATGATGTTGATGAGGTGGACGAGGCCGCCGCTCCCCCTCCCTGGGCAGTTCCCATGCTGAATAGTTGGTTCTGCAGCTGCAGCATGGTGCTGGTCGAGCTACGATTCAGCGCCATTAAAGACATGTCCATGTCGTCGACTGGTTCAAAATGGCTGCCGCGGAAAAAACCGTCTCCCCTATACTTCTCCCCCGCCCTGCGACGTGCCCCGCCCCTCGGATGGGCCGGCCAATCGGGGCGGGGGATGTGGGCGGGCCTGCGGTAGCCACCCGCCCATAGGCCAACGTTCACGTCCATCAGACAGGGGCGGGACATCACCCCGCCAATCGTACCTGTACTGCCCACCCGCTCATAGGTCAAACCCCAAGTCACTCAGATGAAGGCAAGCCTCTCCGTCAATCACCGCAGAGGGAGCGGGACGAAACGATCCCGCCCACCTTTTTTACGTCAACGAGGGGGGCGGAGGTATGGGGGGGGCAGAGATAATGACCGGGACCCTCTCATAGGTTAGAACGCAAGTCAATCAAAGGGGGCGGGCCAATCGGGGTGGAGTCAGTGAGCGGGTTTATGGTCGCCCACCCGCACATTGGTCGAATTGAGCGTCAATCAGATGAGCGCTGCCTGCCTCTCCTCCAATCAAGGCAGAGGGAATGGGCGGGACATGTGGACAAAGGTGAGTCCCTTTGAAGACAGGGACAGGTGAGTTGGAGACCAAGGATTCAAGATCTGAGGAAGGAACAGgactagaatcaggccattcggcccatcaagtgtattcaagatttaagagagtctattgtcatgtgtcccagatctgTTCTATatccatgcctactatattctgttgtgctgaagcaaagcaatgaaGTGCAAGGAAAAAAAGTGcagggtagattggaagattcaagagagtttattgtcatgtgtcccagataggacaatgaaattcttgttttgcttcagcacaacagaatatagtaggcatgaatacagaacagattagtgtgtccatatgccattgTATAAagtagaagaagggtttcggcccgaaacgtcgcctatttccttcgctccatagatgctgctgcacccgctgagttcctccagcaattttgtgtacctgccattgtataaatatatacacacatcaataaataaaacagataaagtgcaaatagacagataatgggctattaatgttcagagttttgtttgagttgagctcaatagcctgatggctgtggggaagtagctattcctgaacctggacgttgcagtcttcaggctcctgtaccttctacctgaaaatgagtgtgtggccaggatggtgtgggtccttaatgatgctgccagcctttttgaggcagtgactgcgatagatcccctcaatggtagggaggtcagagccgatgatggactgggcagtgtttactactttttgtagtcttttccgctcctgggcgctcaagttgccgaaccaagccacgatgcaaccggtcagcatgcaccTGTAGAAATGGCAGGCTCAGGTATTTTttcgttctgtcttcactaaggaagacacaagcaatctcccaggtgctctaggggacagaggacccagggtgatggaggaactgaaggaaattcacattagtcaggaaatggtgttgggtagactgatgggactaaaggctgataaatccccatggcctgatggtctgcatgccAGGGTATtcaaggaaatggctctagaaatttTGGACGCATCGGCGACcattttgcactgggcctcactctgacagtggaggaggcccaggacagaaaggtcagtgtgggaatgggagggggagttgaagtgttgggcaagttcaagttcgcgtttgttgtcacttaaccaactaaggtacagtgatatttgagttaccatacagccatagtaAGTGAAAAGCCACAAGACACACGGCCAcatgaaataaaatttaacataaacatccaccacggtggaatccgcattcctcactgtgatggaaggcaataaagttcagtcatcttctaaGGCcacctgggtcaagacgagatggagagaccagtggaagtcaccggatccatctaggctacaccagtacatcaatgaccccatggacgtccctggccaggaccttcccccgaaagcagtggacaaccctcaaccacttgaggacaggcatcggacgctatggagtaacgATGAAGAGATGGGGCATCGTGGACAGCGAGCGccgcctgcgagtgtggggacccaacacagacagtggagcacacatcatcaccagttgccccaaacaccggccaccgaatggtgaacgaggtctgatcgacctggacgatgacacgttggcctggctcgcctcaacggagctgcaggtctaaaagatacACGACAGAAGAAGGCGATCTTTCTCCTTCgtaattagtgataatttttcaaaactctttagattctggagtagttcctgaggactggagggtagctattgtaacaccactttttaaaaagggagggagagagaaaacggggaattacagaccagttagtctaacgtcggtagtggggaaactgctagaatcagttattaaagatgggatagcagcacatttggaaagtggtgaaatcattggacaaagtcagcatggatttacgaaaggtaaatcatgtctgacgaatcttatagaatttttcgaggatgtaactagtagagtggataagggagaaccagtcgacaaggtcccacataagagattagtatacaaacttaaagcatacggtattggggattcagtattgatgtggatagagaactggctggcagacaggaagcaaagagtaggagtaaacgggtccttttcacaatggcaggcagtgactagtggggtaccgcaaggctcagttctgggaccccagctatttacgatatatattaatgatttggacgagggaattgaatgcaacatctccaagtttgcggatgacacgaagctggggggcagtgttagctgtgaggaggatgctaggaggctgcaaggtgacttggataggctgggtgagtgggcaaatgcatggcagatgcagtataatgtgaataaatgtgaggttatccactttggtggcaaaaacaggaaagtagattattatctgaatggtggccgattaggaaagggggtgatgcaacgagacctgggtgtcatggtacaccagtcattaaaagtaggcacgcaggtgcagcaggcagtgaagaaggcgaatggtatgttagcattcatagcaaaaggatttgagtataggagcagggaggttctactgcagttgtacaggatcttggtgagaccacacctggagtattgcgtacagttttggtctcctaatctgaggaaagacattcttgccatagagggagtacagagaagcttcaccagactgattcctgggatgtcaggactttcatatgaagaaagattggatagactcggtttgtactcgctagaatttagaagattgagggggatcttatagaaatgtacaaaattcttaaggggttggacaggctagatgcaggaagattgttcccgatgttggggaagtccagaacaaggggtcacagtttaaggataaaggggaaatcctttaggaccgagatgaggaaaacttttttcacacagagagtggtgaatctgtggaattctctcccgcagaaggtagttgaggccagttcattggctatatttaagagggagttagatgtggccctggtggctaaagggatcagggggtatggagagaaggcaggtacaggatactgagttggatgatcagccatgatcatattgaatggtggtgcaggctcgaagggccgaatggcctactcctgcacctattttctatgtttctatgtacaccctccgctgccgacggtccgatgttcaagccctcacgTCGGGATGACGGAAACTCCAGCGTCGGGCCGGATcacagcatggagctcccgagtcggcctcttcttagcgGAGGATGcggcttcatggtgttaaagtccacaggccctttCACTGGCGAAGGATCCacgccgcccccccaccccccagcggcttgaagctccgggccggtctccaggaaaggccgcgtcaCTCCACGTtgttagactcggtttgtactcgctagaatttagaagattgaggggggatcttatagaaacttacaagactcttaagggtacacaaaattgctggggaaactcagcgggtgcagcagcatctatggagcgaaggaaataggcgacgtttcgggccgaaacccttcttcagactgatggggggtggggggggggaaagaaagaaggaaaaggggaggaggaggaggagcccaagggcgggcggatgggagggtgggaggagacagctagagggttaaggaaggggaggagacagcaagggctagccaaattgggagaattcaatgttaatgcccttAAGTTAACCCCTTaagactcttaaggggttggacaggctagatgcaggaagattattcccgatgttggggaagtccagaactaggggtcacagtttaaggataagagggaagtcttttaggaccgagatgagaaaatcattttttacacagagagtggtgaatctgtggaattctctgccacagaaggtagttgaggccacagttcattggttatatttaagagggagttagatgtggcccttgtggctaaagggatcagggggtatggagagaaggcagggatgggatactgagttggatgatcagccatgatcatattgaatggcggtgcaggctcgaagggccgaatggccaactcctgcacctattttctatgttagggGGGGGTGGGAAGCGACGTGGAAAAAATCATATCTCCATCGACGTGCGGAAGGGGGGGAATCCCCCGAttccccccctcccgcaccccaatGCAAAACAAACTAAATCATatttttaaaacatacttaaaatgaTAAAAAACAGAGAGGGggcggacagactgttggcgaggcagtcaCTGGATGGaaggctaaactaaattaaactaatataaGCTAAACTATTCAATCTTATTTATCCTCCACTGGCAACAGTCCGTGGGGTCGTATATTGCCACTCGCTCGCCTGCCATTTACACAATTCAGCAAACAATAAGTAATAACAAATAAATGTGTTGTCATCTGACTCATTCCTTTAGCATTCAGAACTATAGGATTGATTCATTGGTCTTTGGAGCCAGACTCGTTGGCAGCCCTTGTGATGAGTCCCAAGCTTCTGATGAATCATTATCAcagggtgatacagcgtggaaacaggcccttcggcccacgctggccaacatgtggagttctctgcctcagaggggggtggaggcaggttctctggatgctttcaagagagagatagatagggctcttaaagatagcggagtcaggggagaaggcaggagcggggtactgattggggatgatcagccatgatcacattgaatggctcgaagggccgaatggcgtactcctgcatctattgtctattgtctattgagatgagcATGTCAGCTGGCTATAAGATTCATGCTGTGATGTTAAAAAACCATTTAACACAACAGGAATCCGAGACTGTGGGCTAACCAAGGCATTCTGCAGAAGCAGACGATTTTCACCTCTTTTCCGCATGTTTGCTCTTCTCTGGTCCAATTCCTTATAAGAGCAAAGCACAGAACAGCAGGAAAAAAAACAGGaagcgaagataagacacaaagcaTTTGACGATACTGGGCCtgaactggctggagtttagaagaatgagggggggtggacctcattgaaacgttaccgaataggcctggatagagtggatgtggagaggatgtttccactagtgggagagtctaggaccagagggcacagcctcagaattaaaggatgttcttttaggaaggagatgaggaggaatctcttcagtcagagggtggtgaatctgtgggattctttgccacaggcggctgtggaggccacaagtcagtggatgttttgaaGTCGGagataggttcttaattagtgcgggtgtcaggggttacggggagaaggcaggggaatggggttcggagggagagatagatcagccatgtttgaatggcggagtggacccgatgggccgaatggcctgattctgttcctattccttatgaccttacgagagagacagggagacggAGAAAGGCCGGgggatagagaaacatagaaacatagaaattaggtgcaggagtaggccattcggcccttcgagcctgcaccgccattcaatatgatcatggctgatcatccaactcagtatcccgtacctgccttctctccataccctctgatccccttagccacaagggccacatctaactccctagagagagggagagagggagggagggagagagagagagggagagagaggtggggagagagagagagagatacggagagggagaggggggagagagagagagacagggagagagagagagagggggagagagagagggagagagggggagggaggcggggggagagagagagagggagggggagagagagagaggccaatgtggttcggagggagagatagatcagccatgattgaatggcggagtagactcaatgggccgaaaggtctattccttctcctatcacttatgaccttaaaatgctggagtaactcagcgggtcaggcagcatctccggagataaTGGAATGGCTGatctttcaggtcaggacacttctgaagtttgaagaagggtctcgacccaaaacgtcacctatccctaaactcaaactaaagttgtggaaacaaagaactgcagatgctggtttataccgaagatagacacaaaatactggagtcactcggtgggtcaggcagcatccctggaaacaaAAAAGATAGGtggagttttgggtcaagacccttcttcaacatggGAGGACGAACTGGGTTTACCCATttcgaaagatatatgggaggaatgcctacaatacatacactactgttctttaaatgccaggcactgcctgatacaatttaaagtattacatagGTTATACTACTCCAAGATCAAATTGAAGAAGttcttcccaactgtctctcctctctgtgttaaatgtcacttccaagaagccaccctaactcattcttttgtatcctgtataaatatacaaaacttctggacgggaatattcaatattatttctaaaacacttaaaactcaattcaaaactaataatattaggaatgtcagagggctgccctaatctAACGATATCTCTAAGACGCCTCCTTGACTATGgtataataactgcgaaaaaaacgtatacttatattctggaaaaagacaacagtccctacagtgaagatgtggatcacagaaatgaccgagacactacatttagaaaaaataaggcttgtcttgactgacaaagcagatcaattttccaaaatatggtctccttttattgaatttcttcaacaacataatggttgaacacaaattcaaaaacCGACGCtggggtcgggtgagcgggcgtatgggatatatatgggacgacagatggcacaatgggctaagtgttcggctggcaaccggaaggtagccggttcgaatcccgcttggagtgcatactgtcgttgtgtccttgggcaagacacttcacccacctttgcctgtgtgtgaatgtgtgtgagtgattggtggtggtcggaggggccgtaggcgcagattggcagccacgcttccgtcagtctgccccagggcagctgtggctacagaagtagcttaccaccaccgagtgtgactgaggagtgaatgaataatgcgatgtaaagcgccttgagtattagaaaggcgctatataaatcccatccattattattattatatccgcTTCTTTCAGTTCTTCgttagttttgttttttttgttttttttctatttcttgCCTAtctcgaaattctttcttttctttttcttttcttctttctttcccgtTTTCctttttagttattagtttatcaaatgctaaaattgaagctgtacgaaaattgtataattgttatgtcgatttcCTTCTCCTTGCACAACTGCTTCTAATAAagtaaatatcaaaaaaaaaagacccttcttcagatttgcagTCTTCAACATTCCGTGTGCATCTTCAGCTGGAAGATGGTGTTGTGTTCAGCAAGGCATGTTTACTGCGGGCTGGTGAGGCCTGCCAAGCAGATTGgtttggttatggggagaattctTGAATGAATAACATCTGTGCCTGCGGCTGCAATTCCTCTCAAACCACGAGTCTCCTGTGTCAGACAGATGCCTTTAGGAAGCATGACTTCCTCCTCAATGCAAGCCTgtggtttctctctctctccctctgtctctctttctctccccccctctctctcgccctccctctgcccacctctctctctccattgctctccctctaaccccccccccatctcttcctctctctctctctccctccgcctctccccccccccccctctactatctaaatggcgtcaagttgggaaaaggtgaagtacaacggaatctgggggtacacaaaaatgctggagaaactcagcgggtgcagcagcatctatggagcgaaggaaataggcaacgtttcgggccgaaacccttcttcagactgggggtccttgtacatcagtctatgaaagtaagcatgcaggtacagcaggcagtgaagaaagcgaatggcatgttggtcttcataacgagaggaatcgaatataggagcaaagaggtcctcctgcagttgtacagggccctggtgagaccacacctggagtattgtgtgcagttttggtcccctaatttgaggaaggacattcttgctattgagggagcccagtgtaggtttaccaggttaattcccaggatggcgggtggAGAATgttggccgaatggccaactcccgcacctattgtctatgtttccgtgTTAAAGGGAAATGATCCATCGATATAAAATGCTACCCTCACACCCCTTCCGGCCCCTTTGTTATTCCCGAAAAATGTTATTCCTAAAGTAGAACTCGCAGACTCTCCTTTGGCTTTTTGGAAGTTTTCCATTTGCGGGGGGTGGTGGAATTTGACCCCGGATGCCTCAGCTGACAGACGCCCGACCGCACAAGGCATGTGATCCACCAGAAATACCAGTCATATGATCCTTGGACTCCTGGGCCAACAATGACCGAATGCATCAGGCTCCTTGTCAGCCCGGGGATAATGTTTTAACCCTTTCACAGCCAAGCCTCCTCCAAGTCCGTcgatacctcggcaaggccaccagcaacaTAATTAAGCACCAGTCTCGctccctcttagaaacatagaaaataggtgcaggagtagaggccattcggcccttcgagcctgcaccgccattcaatatgatcatggctgatcatccaactcagtatcctgtacctgccttatctccataccccccgatccctctagccacaagggccacatctaactccctctaaaatatagccaatgaactgtggcctcaactaccttctgtggcagagagttccagagattcaccactctctgtgtgaaaaatgtttttctcatctcggtcctaaaggatttcccctttatccttaaactgtgtggccccttgttcaggactcccccaacatcgggaacaatcttcctgcatctagcctgtccaaccccttaagaattttgtacgtttctataagatcccacctcaatctcctaaattccagcgagtacaagccgagtctatccagtctttcttcatatgaaattcctgacatcccagggaatcagtctggtgaaccttctctgtactccctctcttggagccatagagtgtggaaacaggctcttcggcctaaaaaacaggaccaccaggggcgctggatagatggcagccctgccggcagtctgttcatcttttcactctttttgttaattttttagtttgttaagagttttgttttaatgttctttggtttgttttatgtggggggaggggggatcggGGGGGAAACTTTCTTTCAagtttcttaccttcccggagatgtgatcaattttcggatcacattctccaggctctgcggcctaccatcgatggagctggaggcctcctcggactgactttggggcgcggacttaacatcggagcggatcctttgcctgggatcgcCTCCACCACGGAACCAACATCAAGAGATCGAAGTCTTCGGGAGAGGcctagtcgggaagctccaacgccgcggaaggctcgaacagccccgacgcgaggttcgatccccctcccccgatgcgggagctgatcgcctcgacgcggagggcccgaatgccaccggctacaggagtcaagatcatcccgtcaactgggcctcgaggcccacgactgaggaagaactaagggaaagacttgaactttatttcgccttccatcacagtgaggaatgtggaggagtcactgtggtggatgttcttgttaaaatgtgttttttgtgtgATCTGTTGCTTCTAATTGCATGACTGACCTGGCCGATGAAATTCCTCGAATGTTgccaaacatacttggcaaatatagTGTGATTCTGATCTACACGtctcagctacgctagtcccacctgcccgcatttggcccatatccctccaaacccagccatgatgatattgaatggcggtgcaggctcgaagggctgaatggcctctactcctgcacctattgtctatgtttctatccatgtgcctgtgtgtttaagaaggaactgcagatgctagaaaatcgccggtagaccaaaatgctggagaaactcaggagaggcagcatcattgcgccatctgtcacggggcgacagatggcacaatgggctaagtgttcggctggcaaccggaaggtagccggttcgaatcccgcttggagtgcatactgtcgttgtgtccttgggcaagacacttgacccacctttgcctgtgtgtgaatgtgtgtgagtgattggtggtggtcggaggggccgtaggcgcagattggcagccacgcttccgtcagtctgccccagggcagctgtggctacagaagtagcttaccaccaccgagtgtgactgaggagtgaatgaataatgcgatgtaaagcgccttgagtattagaaaggcgctatataaatcccatccattattattatctatggagagaaggaacctgaagaagggtttcggcctatttccttcgctccatagatgctgcctcacccgctgagtttctccagcatttttatctacctccagattcggggataatagacaatagacaataggtgcaggagtaggccattcgtaccTTTGGACagaacccccctctccccggcctCATTACTGCTCAGCTTCAGGTTACAGAAATAGTTTGTTCATCCAGTGTTTCACAACGTAACGTTGCTGATTCTGTAAGACTGGGCCGGGGTTAGTTCCCGATGACGAGGCCGTCCGGGCAATCGAAAGTGCAGGATGTTTGTGCACACGGAATCATCAGTCTTCCAGATAAcatgatacagagagagagagagagagagacagagagaaagagagagagaatagagaaatagagaaagaatatatatatatatatatagagagagagatagaaagatagagagagggatagagagagagagagggaatagagagatggagaatgaaagaatatatatatatagagaaaataGAGATAGAGGTAaaaagagggatagagagagaatagagagagatagggatagagagagggatagagagagaatatgtagagagagatataggtAGAGAATTAGAGAGAATAGAATGagaatagagagagatagagggagatagagagagagggggagaatggagagagagatagagagagatagtgagaatagggaaagatagagagagggagagagaatagagatagagagagagatagagaggtgagagagaatagcgagagagagatagagagagaatagagagagatagagaaaatagagagagaagtgagatagagatagagagatagagagagaatagagagaggtgagtgagatagagagagagaatagagagaggggaaaaaatagagagagagagagagagaatagagagaaaatagagagagaatagagatagtactaatcaagaatctatcctcctctgccttaaatatatccactgacttggcctccacaaagaattccacagattcaccaccctctgactgaagacatttcgcctcctctccttcctaaaagaacgtcctttaattctgaggctgtgccctctggtcctagactctcccgctagtggaaacatcctctccacatccactctatccagggcctttcactattctgtacgtttcaaggaGGTTCCCCGACatgcccactcattcctgggatcgttcttgtaaacctcctctggaccctctccagagccggcccATCCTTCCTTGAATATGGGGCACAAAACGGCTcacgatattccaaatgtggcctgaccagagcCTGAtataggggtatgggccaaatgggactagtgtagatgggggcatcttggaggagatgggctgaagggcctgtttctgggctgtgtgAGAGCACTGCTACCCTCTGGTGGCCAGATGGGGGAGGGCACACTCTTCAGGGATCCCATGGGACGGCCTGCGGGAAGACAGGTCTTGAAACACCtacggcaccccccccccccagccgagGCAGAACCCAGTTCCATCACGTCCACTCTCCCAGGATTC
This genomic window from Amblyraja radiata isolate CabotCenter1 chromosome 47, sAmbRad1.1.pri, whole genome shotgun sequence contains:
- the LOC116968929 gene encoding induced myeloid leukemia cell differentiation protein Mcl-1 homolog, translated to MDMSLMALNRSSTSTMLQLQNQLFSMGTAQGGGAAASSTSSTSSWAVRDNSLPQTPDETEMEEAPSFPDDLYRLTLSLVEGYIRYYSGGAGEVTGRGWLAWAPHKDGDERRAVETMQRVGDRLIEKHYTAFNGMINRLNNSNGCNLASISGVAAEVFSDGEVNWGRVVSLVAFGAVLATHLKKQRSEDCVEEVATQITQYLTKETREWLETHGGWDGFTKFFQENNSEECTKKALMWIAGVGLAGASIMHLLR